In SAR324 cluster bacterium, the following are encoded in one genomic region:
- a CDS encoding putative 4-mercaptohistidine N1-methyltransferase gives MSDSDQVYETSETLSMYLEFHYGPSCLNVDNFPQRCVSYARKYVANADKGLALDLGCAVGRSCFELARDFKHVTGVDLSCSFINTCKTLQKTGTFSWSVQEEGLLRSQRSINLENLGLFQNSAEIDFVQADVQFLEFLPKNYNLVLACNLIDRLSSPAKFLQQIQQRLVSGGILFITTPCTWLEEFTPRDKWLGGFHEDGRFFNTFEAMSRIFESSFQLLAPPEPLEFVIRETSRKFQHTFSEMTVWKKR, from the coding sequence ATGTCTGATTCTGATCAGGTCTATGAAACCTCAGAAACGCTTTCCATGTATCTCGAATTTCATTATGGACCATCCTGTTTGAATGTAGATAATTTTCCTCAACGATGTGTGTCTTATGCACGGAAATATGTTGCTAACGCGGATAAGGGACTTGCGCTTGATCTGGGATGTGCGGTGGGACGTTCCTGCTTTGAGTTGGCTCGTGATTTTAAACATGTAACGGGTGTTGATCTTTCGTGTTCCTTCATTAACACCTGCAAAACCCTGCAAAAAACAGGAACGTTTTCATGGAGTGTTCAGGAGGAAGGTTTGTTGCGGTCACAGCGTTCGATCAACCTTGAAAATCTTGGATTATTTCAAAATAGCGCGGAAATTGATTTCGTTCAGGCAGATGTACAGTTTCTGGAGTTTTTACCGAAAAATTATAATCTGGTTCTTGCCTGTAACCTGATTGACCGGCTTTCGTCTCCAGCGAAGTTTCTTCAACAAATCCAACAACGTCTGGTTTCAGGAGGCATTTTATTCATAACAACCCCCTGCACCTGGCTGGAAGAATTCACTCCACGTGACAAATGGCTTGGAGGTTTTCATGAGGATGGACGATTTTTCAATACGTTCGAGGCGATGTCCCGAATTTTTGAATCATCTTTTCAATTGCTGGCACCACCTGAGCCGCTGGAATTTGTCATACGAGAAACCAGTCGAAAATTTCAACATACTTTTTCAGAGATGACGGTATGGAAAAAGCGCTGA
- a CDS encoding TIGR04348 family glycosyltransferase, with translation MEKALKVLIVTPASAGSRKGNRITTLRWGRILRELGCRVAISERYERQSCDVLIALHALKSHESILKFQTLRGGRPLILVLTGTDLHHDIHHSAEARLSMEWAERIVVLHELGIPALSPENQVKTRLIYQSCIPLTQQPVKNREWFDICVVGHMRAVKDPFRTADASRLVAQDIPLRILHAGEPLSADMEQRLFKETQENPRYQWLGNLQSWKTRRLIAKSQAMVISSLMEGGANVVSEACVLGTPVLASRIDGNIGLLGSDYQGYFPAQDTKALAVLMEKIFRQPDFLQNLREHVTRRSALFTPENEKNALKNLLNEVYFKRVKSSFFSYF, from the coding sequence ATGGAAAAAGCGCTGAAGGTATTGATCGTCACACCGGCTTCCGCGGGTTCCCGCAAAGGCAACAGGATCACAACGCTCCGCTGGGGCAGAATCCTGCGGGAACTGGGATGCCGGGTTGCGATCTCAGAGCGTTATGAACGGCAATCGTGTGATGTGCTGATTGCCTTGCACGCTTTAAAAAGTCATGAATCCATCCTTAAATTTCAAACCCTGCGTGGAGGTCGTCCGCTTATTCTGGTCTTGACTGGAACCGATCTGCATCATGACATTCACCATTCCGCTGAAGCCAGGCTCTCAATGGAATGGGCTGAACGGATCGTGGTGTTGCATGAATTGGGAATTCCGGCGCTCTCTCCTGAAAATCAGGTCAAAACACGATTGATTTATCAGTCTTGCATCCCCTTGACGCAACAGCCTGTAAAAAACCGTGAGTGGTTTGACATTTGTGTGGTGGGGCACATGAGGGCAGTCAAAGATCCCTTCAGAACAGCGGACGCTTCAAGACTGGTGGCACAGGATATTCCCTTGAGAATTCTTCATGCGGGTGAACCTCTTTCCGCGGACATGGAACAGCGATTGTTTAAGGAAACACAAGAAAATCCCCGCTATCAATGGCTCGGCAATTTACAATCATGGAAAACCCGTCGGTTGATAGCCAAAAGTCAGGCAATGGTGATCTCTTCCTTGATGGAGGGAGGCGCTAATGTGGTGTCGGAAGCATGTGTTCTAGGCACTCCTGTGCTGGCATCCCGCATTGATGGAAATATTGGTTTGCTGGGATCGGATTATCAGGGATATTTCCCCGCACAGGATACGAAGGCTCTGGCCGTTCTGATGGAAAAAATATTCAGGCAACCTGATTTCCTGCAAAACTTGAGAGAACATGTCACCCGCCGGAGTGCATTGTTCACACCCGAAAATGAAAAAAACGCCCTAAAAAATCTCTTGAATGAAGTATACTTCAAACGGGTAAAAAGTTCATTTTTCTCATATTTTTAA
- a CDS encoding EcsC family protein, which yields MEKTEKNKGNMRKQVPVRSIGDLFTRKDKNKDGLMIRSLEWTYAFALEPGVSGLKSADDLAQKYLQGNGSLDQKINDLILAEDAKAGFSGFATGFGGLITLPIMISLNIVSVLFIQVRMIIAIALMAGFDVNDEKIKMLIFACLFDAVEEQGGEEPEEKSGITLENKGTELIAIDLAIELGLTGLDQGVRLGVNEGTRLGLKEGTRLGLKEGTRLGLKEGLKQSVSQGARHGMKFINQDPLKTTQMTVGGNIATQMGNRTAANYSSLIPVLGGIIGGTIDTFFTHHIGKIAKKTFLRKKRD from the coding sequence ATGGAAAAGACTGAAAAAAATAAGGGCAATATGCGTAAACAAGTTCCTGTGAGATCCATAGGGGATTTGTTTACTAGAAAGGATAAAAACAAAGATGGCCTGATGATTCGTTCTCTGGAATGGACCTATGCCTTCGCGTTAGAACCTGGAGTGAGCGGATTAAAGTCTGCTGACGATTTAGCCCAAAAATATCTTCAAGGAAATGGAAGCTTAGACCAAAAAATAAATGACCTGATTCTTGCTGAAGATGCCAAAGCCGGTTTTTCAGGCTTTGCGACGGGGTTCGGGGGATTGATTACCTTGCCTATAATGATTTCACTCAACATTGTGAGTGTGTTATTCATTCAAGTCAGAATGATTATTGCCATTGCCCTTATGGCAGGCTTTGATGTTAATGATGAAAAAATAAAAATGCTGATTTTTGCGTGCCTGTTTGATGCCGTGGAAGAACAGGGGGGCGAGGAACCTGAAGAGAAATCTGGAATCACCCTTGAAAACAAAGGGACCGAACTAATAGCTATAGATCTTGCGATTGAACTGGGTCTCACAGGACTTGATCAAGGTGTGAGGTTGGGAGTGAACGAAGGGACAAGACTAGGATTGAAAGAAGGGACAAGACTAGGATTGAAAGAAGGGACAAGACTAGGATTGAAAGAAGGTCTAAAACAATCTGTGAGTCAAGGGGCCAGGCATGGAATGAAGTTCATCAATCAAGATCCCCTGAAAACAACACAAATGACTGTGGGAGGCAATATCGCAACACAAATGGGCAATCGAACAGCGGCGAATTATTCGTCATTGATCCCCGTTCTTGGTGGAATTATCGGCGGTACCATTGACACCTTTTTCACGCACCATATCGGAAAAATCGCAAAAAAAACATTTTTGAGAAAAAAGAGAGACTAA
- a CDS encoding PhzF family phenazine biosynthesis protein: MKISLYQIGAFTSRLFSGNPAAVCPLEQWLEDEILQSIAAENNLSETAFFIRQGDEYHIRWFTPVTEVDLCGHATLASAYVIFNELQLQKSEIIFNSRSGKLKVVRQNGLIVMDFPSLPPVPCHPVEPLIKAFGVTPLEILKADDYLLVFSSEAELADFEPDMELLRQVDLRGVIVSAPGTDCDFVSRFFAPKYGIPEDPVTGSAHCTLAPYWSKKLGKTRLKAIQISDRRGELFCEDHGDRVLISGQAVKYLEGTLSI; this comes from the coding sequence ATGAAAATTTCTCTCTATCAGATTGGTGCCTTTACCAGCCGTTTGTTTTCTGGAAATCCTGCGGCGGTATGCCCTTTGGAGCAATGGCTGGAGGATGAAATTCTTCAATCAATTGCCGCGGAAAACAATCTTTCCGAAACCGCGTTTTTTATTCGGCAGGGTGATGAATATCACATTCGCTGGTTCACGCCGGTCACAGAAGTTGATCTGTGCGGACATGCGACGCTGGCTTCTGCGTATGTGATTTTTAATGAACTCCAACTGCAAAAATCCGAAATCATTTTTAATTCCCGTAGCGGCAAACTGAAAGTTGTGCGTCAGAATGGACTCATCGTGATGGATTTTCCTTCGTTGCCACCAGTGCCGTGTCATCCTGTGGAACCATTGATCAAGGCGTTTGGTGTGACACCGCTCGAAATTTTGAAAGCTGACGATTATCTGCTGGTTTTTTCCAGCGAGGCAGAACTGGCTGATTTTGAACCCGATATGGAACTCTTGCGCCAGGTTGATTTGCGTGGTGTGATTGTCTCCGCACCCGGGACAGATTGTGATTTTGTATCGAGGTTCTTTGCACCCAAATATGGCATTCCTGAAGACCCGGTCACAGGCTCAGCACATTGCACCCTGGCACCATACTGGAGCAAAAAACTGGGCAAAACCCGTTTGAAGGCCATTCAGATATCCGACCGTCGTGGCGAGTTGTTTTGTGAAGATCATGGTGATCGTGTTTTGATTTCTGGACAGGCTGTGAAATATCTGGAAGGCACACTGAGTATCTGA
- the egtB gene encoding ergothioneine biosynthesis protein EgtB: MDDKKILLNAFEQTLERTRSLLDTLTAQQRNVPYHQGINPPVWELGHSAFFYEVFILRALDHNPPLMPGFDNIWDSFDIDHEDRWIPGLIPSRETTMSYMAAVYELIRNRIDQKPLTPKDLYLYKYAIFHQNMHIESLIWCRQTLGYPKPDFSQNSAVEFRFETSAGDTEIPGGAYHIGMPAEHKDFAMEYFAFDNEKPGFIHHLEPFRISKTLVSNQQYQEFVEDRGYEREDLWSWGGKKWLQTRLNSPLQVQGADIKVPHPVYWKKQEGRWWEKHFDQWLPLEPDYPVRHVSYWEAEAWCQWAGRRLPTEFEWEAAALDNREAPAFRRYPWGNIMDETNVDMDATRLARLPVYALNTSPSPFGCIQMIGTVWEWTSSQFLPYNGFSVDMYPFMSTLQFGYHKVTRGGSCATSSSLIRGTYRQAYLPHRNDVFVGFRTCARES, translated from the coding sequence ATGGATGATAAAAAAATATTACTGAATGCCTTTGAGCAAACTTTAGAAAGAACACGTTCATTGCTGGACACACTGACGGCACAACAACGGAATGTTCCCTATCATCAGGGAATCAATCCACCTGTCTGGGAATTGGGACATTCCGCGTTTTTTTATGAGGTGTTTATTTTACGCGCACTGGATCATAACCCGCCATTGATGCCCGGGTTTGATAATATCTGGGATTCTTTTGACATTGATCATGAAGATCGATGGATCCCGGGATTGATTCCTTCTCGTGAAACCACAATGTCATACATGGCCGCGGTGTATGAACTCATTCGGAACAGAATTGACCAGAAACCCTTGACGCCGAAAGATCTCTATCTTTATAAATACGCGATTTTTCATCAGAACATGCATATCGAATCCTTGATCTGGTGTCGTCAAACATTGGGATATCCCAAACCGGATTTTTCACAAAATTCTGCTGTTGAATTCCGTTTTGAAACATCAGCAGGAGACACCGAAATCCCCGGAGGCGCCTATCACATTGGTATGCCTGCCGAGCATAAGGATTTTGCCATGGAGTACTTTGCCTTTGATAACGAAAAACCGGGCTTCATTCATCATCTTGAACCGTTCCGCATCTCAAAAACACTGGTCTCCAATCAGCAATATCAGGAGTTTGTCGAAGACAGAGGCTATGAACGTGAAGATCTCTGGAGTTGGGGTGGAAAAAAATGGCTTCAAACCAGACTGAATTCCCCACTCCAGGTGCAGGGTGCGGATATAAAAGTTCCTCATCCTGTCTACTGGAAAAAACAGGAGGGGCGCTGGTGGGAAAAACATTTTGACCAGTGGCTTCCGCTGGAACCTGATTATCCAGTCAGACATGTCAGTTATTGGGAGGCTGAAGCCTGGTGCCAATGGGCCGGTAGACGACTGCCCACCGAATTTGAATGGGAAGCCGCCGCACTGGACAACAGGGAGGCGCCTGCATTTCGCCGATATCCCTGGGGAAATATCATGGATGAAACCAACGTGGATATGGACGCAACCCGGTTGGCAAGACTTCCTGTTTATGCCCTGAATACCAGCCCAAGTCCATTTGGTTGCATTCAGATGATTGGAACTGTCTGGGAATGGACTTCCTCTCAATTCTTACCCTATAACGGTTTCAGTGTGGATATGTATCCCTTCATGTCCACGTTACAGTTCGGTTATCATAAAGTGACCCGTGGAGGCTCCTGTGCGACGTCCTCATCGCTCATTCGGGGCACTTATCGGCAAGCCTATCTTCCTCACCGCAATGATGTTTTTGTGGGATTCCGAACCTGTGCCAGAGAGTCATGA
- a CDS encoding CofH family radical SAM protein yields MHAYLKKVLDGGRLSVEEGLEVLTKFNWLDIAKASWEFRCQKHGDQTTSYTMFRVVNYTNACVIDCKFCSFQRDLKNPNVYVLDKDTVSKKVEEALAQGADQLFFQGGVHPELPLEYYTDILSHVKQTYGIHIRAFSPVEILWLSKISGLSIDDLLRHLKQAGLDSVPGAGAELLVERMRQLLSPEKCTVAEWCSIMEQCHRHGLHGTATMVVGGGETLEEVVQHLDAVRTIQDHTGGFHAFIPWLYQQQTKRFKATKMRPDEFLKILAFSRLYLDNIDNIEISVMVLGKDLSKIGLRMGANDVSSAVLEENVLKSYGLRSETEVHQYLREAGFIPQRRDFNYQIQGTFLTQTPSPAGV; encoded by the coding sequence ATGCATGCGTATTTAAAAAAAGTTCTGGATGGCGGAAGGCTGTCCGTTGAAGAAGGTCTTGAAGTTCTGACAAAATTTAACTGGCTGGATATTGCCAAAGCGTCCTGGGAATTTCGTTGTCAGAAACACGGAGATCAAACCACGTCCTACACCATGTTCCGTGTGGTGAATTACACCAATGCATGCGTGATTGACTGCAAATTTTGCAGTTTTCAACGAGATCTGAAGAATCCCAATGTGTATGTTTTGGACAAAGACACTGTTTCAAAAAAAGTGGAAGAAGCACTGGCGCAAGGGGCTGACCAGTTGTTTTTTCAGGGCGGTGTCCACCCCGAGCTGCCGTTAGAATATTACACAGACATCCTGTCTCATGTGAAACAGACTTATGGCATCCATATCAGAGCGTTTTCTCCGGTGGAAATATTATGGCTGAGCAAAATCAGTGGACTGAGCATTGATGATCTGTTGCGTCACCTGAAACAGGCAGGATTGGATTCTGTGCCGGGGGCAGGGGCTGAATTGCTGGTGGAACGGATGAGACAGTTGTTGAGTCCTGAAAAATGCACTGTGGCGGAATGGTGTTCGATCATGGAACAATGTCATCGTCACGGCTTGCATGGCACTGCCACGATGGTGGTTGGCGGTGGCGAAACGCTGGAAGAAGTGGTTCAACATCTGGATGCGGTGAGAACCATTCAGGATCACACCGGCGGGTTTCATGCCTTCATTCCTTGGTTGTATCAGCAACAGACCAAACGCTTCAAAGCTACTAAAATGCGCCCGGATGAATTTTTAAAGATTCTGGCGTTTTCCCGGTTGTATCTGGACAATATCGACAACATTGAAATCAGTGTGATGGTGCTTGGCAAAGATTTAAGCAAAATTGGTTTGCGAATGGGCGCAAATGATGTCAGTTCCGCGGTATTGGAAGAAAATGTTTTGAAATCCTATGGTTTGAGATCTGAAACAGAAGTGCATCAATACTTGCGTGAAGCGGGTTTTATTCCACAACGGCGAGATTTCAACTATCAAATACAAGGTACTTTCTTGACCCAAACACCATCTCCTGCGGGTGTTTGA